A single window of Ferrimonas balearica DSM 9799 DNA harbors:
- a CDS encoding NAD(P)H nitroreductase codes for MDAKALLLNRHSQHRLTYPGPSAEQLDAILAAGSRAPDHAGLHPWEFVVAQEQGLERLGAIYYDAALADGAEGEALARARLLPTRAPMVITVIAKITEHPKVPVIEQHLSAGCALMAMQMMAYTLGLGGVWRTGSYAKHPLVREALGVQGDDEIVGFLYLGTPAKPTESRPLPPLEGHVRHL; via the coding sequence ATGGACGCCAAAGCGTTATTGCTGAATCGCCATTCCCAGCACCGGCTGACCTATCCCGGCCCTTCCGCTGAGCAACTGGACGCCATCCTGGCGGCCGGCAGCCGGGCGCCGGACCACGCCGGCCTGCATCCCTGGGAGTTCGTGGTGGCGCAGGAGCAGGGCCTGGAGCGCCTTGGCGCCATCTATTACGATGCCGCGCTGGCGGATGGGGCCGAGGGGGAAGCCCTGGCACGGGCCCGGCTGTTGCCGACCCGCGCTCCGATGGTGATCACCGTGATTGCCAAAATCACAGAGCACCCCAAAGTCCCGGTAATTGAGCAGCACCTCAGTGCCGGATGCGCTTTGATGGCGATGCAGATGATGGCCTACACCCTGGGCCTGGGTGGGGTATGGCGCACCGGCTCCTACGCTAAGCACCCGCTGGTGCGGGAGGCGCTGGGGGTGCAGGGGGATGATGAGATTGTCGGGTTCCTCTACCTCGGCACGCCCGCCAAGCCGACCGAATCGCGCCCCTTACCGCCGTTGGAGGGCCACGTCCGCCACCTTTAA
- a CDS encoding SMP-30/gluconolactonase/LRE family protein — MKVPVWLLSVLVAVMAYLALWPVPMSAQRWGPVDAVNSDQLPGPEPLDYGLTTLPLPQSQGPEDVAVSPDGQITTGLADGTLWQWSESAGWQMLGHTGGRPLGLDYSSDGTLYIADAIKGLLRWQPDGTARTLLTGDELGPFGFVDDLAVDPRGQIYFTDASRRFPAQRFGVADGGVRDLLAHSQSGSLYRFDPASGQLDTLMTGLSFANGVTLSHDGNSVLVCETGRYRIWRHQISGSQAGQSSIWIDGLPGFPDNISRAENGGYWVGLVAPRDGLLDALAPYPALRDVIRRLPAALRPAAKRHGQLLWLNENGAIGRHFDDPKGTFAFITGAEHAGDRVYLTSLHEPALAILPAP, encoded by the coding sequence ATGAAAGTGCCCGTTTGGTTACTGAGTGTACTGGTTGCTGTTATGGCCTACCTGGCACTTTGGCCGGTGCCGATGTCGGCTCAACGGTGGGGGCCGGTGGATGCGGTTAATTCGGATCAGCTGCCCGGTCCTGAGCCGCTGGATTACGGCCTCACCACACTGCCATTGCCACAAAGCCAGGGGCCCGAAGATGTGGCAGTGAGTCCCGATGGCCAAATCACCACCGGACTGGCCGATGGCACACTGTGGCAGTGGTCTGAAAGCGCGGGATGGCAGATGTTGGGGCATACCGGCGGGCGCCCTTTGGGCCTGGATTACAGTAGCGATGGCACGCTGTACATCGCTGACGCCATCAAGGGCCTGCTGCGCTGGCAACCGGATGGCACGGCGCGAACCCTGTTGACGGGGGACGAGCTCGGCCCATTTGGTTTTGTCGATGACCTCGCGGTGGATCCCCGGGGGCAGATCTACTTTACCGACGCATCCCGGCGGTTTCCGGCACAACGGTTCGGTGTGGCTGATGGCGGCGTTCGTGACCTACTGGCCCACAGCCAAAGCGGCTCACTGTACCGCTTCGATCCCGCCAGCGGCCAACTCGACACTCTGATGACAGGACTGAGCTTTGCCAACGGTGTGACCCTAAGCCACGACGGCAACAGTGTGTTGGTGTGTGAGACCGGGCGCTACCGGATTTGGCGCCATCAGATTTCGGGAAGTCAGGCGGGCCAGTCCTCGATCTGGATAGATGGGCTGCCGGGTTTTCCCGATAACATCAGCCGGGCCGAGAACGGAGGCTACTGGGTTGGACTGGTGGCACCCCGGGACGGGCTGCTGGATGCCCTGGCGCCCTACCCTGCCCTGCGTGATGTGATTCGGCGCCTGCCCGCCGCGCTGCGCCCGGCCGCCAAGCGCCATGGTCAGTTGTTATGGCTCAATGAAAACGGCGCAATTGGGCGCCACTTTGACGATCCTAAAGGCACGTTCGCGTTTATTACCGGCGCAGAGCACGCCGGAGACCGCGTATACCTGACCAGCCTGCATGAGCCAGCACTGGCCATTTTGCCGGCCCCTTAG
- a CDS encoding DUF748 domain-containing protein yields the protein MKLATWWQRRAVRITVYVALAVGTYLAALGWGLPALIERQAPKWVAQEMAAELSLEQVRFHPLEWRVTIDKLALTGDDGKPLAGLEQLVVDLEPWRSLFSRHWQLQAVSLTAPYLDYRQRGPEENNWHQALAPLLAKAESAPPEPEPEPSGLPKLAIDQFVLEQGRIRYEQDQRHTTELTDLALEAENFHLARGENKLALRLSGPGGGQANITLDANFDPLDLAMTLDLKNADLTRFWPYLAEDFHFDLANAQTDINLSAHLSLDPELQLRIEQGELTLRDLDMVYQETSLVRMQQAVLAPVEFDLAAQQVSLGELSVEGLAVNAQLSDKGLDLATLLTPIGAEEAESGSETPSETASPWQVQLQRLTLADATLSLTDQTAETPVDWQFDVAPLVVGPLGTDTAQPLTIDLDTHINQYALLTLDGEWQLDNNQGEFEVALNDFDLTDTIPYWQSLLNLKLHSGQLTTRGDVTVALDDPLSVTFQGEIGVANLVTQDALAERDFVKWGQMDINHLDFDLAQRFLKIDQLAFNEPYARIIIDEDGSTNFAGLVASVEEDQQGGNETAQPAPAQTDPAQPQTGEAPFDVTVGRILFANGSAFFADNTLTPKFATGIETLTGEISGLDAQQESRAVVDIQGQVDRYAPVSLKGTVQPLAEKPFMDLALNFDNIELTSLNPYSGTYAGYFIDQGQLDLALKYALDDNQLQGSNQVVISQLKLGQRSDSDKATSLPVALAVALLQDSNGVIDLGLQVSGNVDDPEFAIGPLIFKALGNVITKIVTSPFALLGNLLGGEDPPDHVQFAAGQSQMDPEQTAQMARLVEALSQRPSLVLSAQGAVDPVADGRALAKVALDARLMPQGSGLTEPPELALAAAYDAVMGMGKAQSEQQMLAERLPDLDDEERNRRWRKGLYEQLLEAQPADEVALKNLASARGEAVKAALVEAGLAAERVFLRESRINLDQSGAKVVLELDAAG from the coding sequence GTGAAATTAGCAACCTGGTGGCAGCGACGTGCCGTGCGCATCACGGTTTATGTCGCGCTGGCGGTCGGGACATATCTGGCCGCATTGGGCTGGGGTTTACCTGCACTGATAGAGCGGCAGGCGCCTAAATGGGTGGCGCAGGAGATGGCCGCTGAGTTGAGTCTGGAGCAGGTCCGGTTTCACCCGCTGGAATGGCGAGTGACCATCGATAAACTGGCCTTAACCGGTGACGACGGCAAACCGCTGGCGGGTCTTGAGCAGCTGGTGGTTGATCTTGAACCGTGGCGCTCGCTGTTTTCACGCCATTGGCAGCTTCAGGCCGTCAGCCTGACGGCCCCCTACCTGGACTACCGTCAGCGCGGCCCTGAAGAGAACAACTGGCACCAGGCCCTCGCCCCCCTGCTGGCAAAAGCCGAAAGCGCGCCCCCAGAGCCCGAACCTGAACCGAGCGGCCTGCCCAAGCTGGCGATCGATCAGTTTGTGCTGGAACAGGGTCGCATCCGCTATGAGCAGGACCAGCGTCATACGACCGAGTTGACCGACCTTGCCCTTGAGGCGGAGAACTTCCACCTGGCCCGTGGTGAAAACAAACTGGCGCTACGGTTAAGTGGCCCGGGGGGCGGCCAGGCCAACATCACTCTGGATGCGAATTTCGATCCGCTGGACCTGGCGATGACGCTGGATCTGAAAAACGCCGATCTGACCCGCTTTTGGCCCTACCTGGCCGAGGATTTCCACTTTGACCTCGCCAACGCGCAGACCGACATTAACCTGTCTGCCCACCTCTCGCTGGACCCGGAGCTGCAACTGCGGATAGAGCAGGGCGAGTTGACCCTGCGTGACCTCGATATGGTTTACCAAGAGACGTCACTGGTCCGGATGCAGCAGGCGGTTCTGGCGCCCGTCGAGTTTGATCTGGCTGCGCAACAGGTGAGCCTGGGGGAGCTGAGTGTTGAAGGGTTGGCGGTGAATGCCCAACTCAGCGACAAGGGGCTCGATCTGGCCACCCTGTTGACCCCAATCGGCGCTGAAGAAGCAGAGTCAGGGTCGGAAACGCCCTCAGAGACGGCGTCACCCTGGCAAGTGCAATTGCAGCGCTTAACCCTTGCCGACGCCACACTCTCGCTGACCGACCAGACCGCTGAAACGCCGGTGGACTGGCAGTTTGATGTGGCTCCTCTAGTGGTTGGCCCGCTCGGTACCGACACCGCTCAACCGCTGACCATTGACCTGGACACCCACATCAATCAATACGCTTTGTTGACGCTGGATGGGGAATGGCAGCTGGATAACAACCAGGGTGAATTTGAGGTGGCGCTGAATGATTTCGACCTAACCGATACCATTCCCTACTGGCAATCGCTGCTGAATCTGAAGCTGCACAGTGGCCAGCTGACGACCCGTGGCGACGTTACTGTCGCCCTGGACGACCCCCTCTCGGTGACCTTCCAGGGCGAGATCGGTGTCGCCAATCTGGTGACTCAGGATGCCCTGGCGGAGCGTGACTTTGTTAAGTGGGGTCAGATGGACATCAACCATCTGGATTTTGACCTGGCCCAGCGCTTCTTGAAGATCGACCAACTGGCGTTTAATGAGCCTTATGCCCGCATCATTATTGATGAAGATGGCAGCACCAACTTCGCCGGCCTGGTGGCTTCGGTGGAGGAGGACCAACAGGGCGGTAATGAAACGGCACAGCCGGCACCAGCGCAAACCGACCCAGCGCAACCACAGACCGGAGAAGCCCCTTTTGACGTCACAGTGGGGCGGATACTGTTTGCCAATGGTTCGGCCTTCTTTGCGGATAACACCTTAACGCCAAAGTTTGCGACCGGCATCGAAACCCTGACCGGGGAGATCAGCGGCCTGGATGCTCAACAGGAGAGCCGCGCCGTCGTGGATATTCAGGGGCAGGTTGACCGTTATGCGCCGGTATCGCTAAAGGGAACGGTGCAGCCCCTGGCGGAAAAGCCGTTTATGGACCTGGCTCTGAACTTCGACAACATCGAACTGACCTCCCTCAACCCCTATTCCGGGACCTACGCCGGCTACTTTATCGATCAGGGTCAGCTTGACCTGGCACTCAAGTACGCACTGGATGATAACCAGCTTCAGGGCAGCAATCAGGTGGTGATCAGCCAGCTTAAGCTGGGCCAGCGCTCCGATTCTGATAAGGCCACCAGTCTGCCAGTGGCCCTGGCGGTGGCATTGTTGCAGGACAGCAACGGCGTGATCGATCTGGGACTTCAGGTGTCCGGTAATGTGGATGACCCGGAGTTTGCCATTGGCCCCCTGATCTTCAAGGCATTGGGTAACGTGATCACCAAAATTGTCACCTCGCCCTTTGCTTTGCTGGGCAACCTGCTTGGGGGTGAAGATCCGCCGGACCACGTCCAGTTTGCCGCAGGCCAGAGCCAGATGGATCCGGAGCAGACCGCGCAGATGGCCCGGCTGGTAGAAGCGCTGTCGCAGCGCCCAAGCCTGGTGCTTTCCGCTCAGGGTGCGGTTGATCCGGTCGCCGATGGACGGGCGTTGGCCAAGGTGGCGCTGGATGCCCGCCTGATGCCCCAGGGCAGTGGCCTGACCGAGCCGCCTGAGCTGGCATTGGCCGCGGCCTATGATGCCGTGATGGGCATGGGTAAGGCGCAATCCGAACAGCAGATGTTGGCCGAACGCCTGCCTGACCTCGATGACGAGGAGCGCAATCGACGCTGGCGCAAAGGGCTGTATGAGCAGCTGCTGGAGGCACAGCCGGCGGATGAAGTGGCACTGAAAAACCTGGCGTCGGCGCGGGGAGAAGCGGTCAAGGCTGCGTTGGTTGAGGCGGGTTTGGCGGCGGAACGGGTGTTCCTGCGGGAAAGTCGGATCAATCTCGATCAAAGCGGCGCCAAGGTCGTTCTCGAACTCGACGCCGCCGGCTAG
- a CDS encoding universal stress protein produces MKISEILAVTPPPECLGDSVSAAADLALLWRADLTLLYHNEQPHDLAILTERAAQLEERGIPKVSLQGDNWDKLSEVVDAMQKLVPYDLIMKVMHHRNQRHTTDWHMLRAIRAPLYLLNPEPHPAQSRILVAMDLDHRDAQVQQLNLKVMRYAKLMAQARDSEIHVIYAPHLSRFLHELDIVSPHQVERDATANCAEAIAWLEAEGVDPDHIHIKSGDTGRVIRDKSCKLKADTLVMGYFKRSGVLNQLWRSKAEQMISDLRCHLLVVPADTE; encoded by the coding sequence ATGAAGATCTCTGAGATTTTAGCCGTCACCCCCCCACCGGAGTGTCTCGGTGACAGTGTCTCTGCGGCTGCCGACCTGGCTTTGCTGTGGCGTGCCGATTTAACCCTGCTTTATCACAACGAACAGCCCCATGATTTGGCGATACTCACCGAGCGGGCCGCACAGTTGGAGGAGCGTGGTATACCCAAAGTGTCACTGCAGGGTGACAACTGGGACAAACTGAGTGAGGTGGTCGATGCCATGCAGAAGCTGGTGCCCTATGACCTAATAATGAAGGTGATGCACCACCGCAATCAGCGCCACACTACCGATTGGCATATGTTGCGGGCCATCCGCGCTCCGCTCTACCTGCTCAATCCGGAGCCGCATCCAGCCCAGTCTCGCATTCTGGTGGCCATGGATCTGGACCATCGCGATGCCCAGGTTCAGCAGCTCAACCTGAAAGTGATGCGATACGCCAAGCTAATGGCGCAAGCCCGTGACAGTGAGATCCATGTTATCTATGCACCGCACCTCTCACGCTTCCTACACGAGCTGGACATCGTCAGCCCGCACCAGGTTGAGAGAGACGCCACCGCCAATTGTGCTGAAGCGATTGCCTGGCTTGAAGCCGAGGGGGTCGACCCGGACCATATCCACATTAAGTCTGGCGATACGGGCCGGGTGATTCGGGATAAGAGTTGCAAGCTGAAAGCCGACACGCTGGTAATGGGTTACTTCAAGCGCTCCGGTGTACTCAACCAGCTGTGGCGCAGCAAAGCCGAACAGATGATCAGCGACCTGCGTTGCCACTTGCTGGTGGTGCCAGCCGATACTGAGTAA
- a CDS encoding winged helix-turn-helix domain-containing protein: protein MKSCNQCNALHCALCENRNQNGLAEAGFDYQFYADGDVAKQRASITVPGMEKPIECSNYLVRALCVFLSHLGEPLNKSDLSEFIWGGRLVGANSLPVLINEIRKVLDKTHYRIVTLRGLGYIMVVDDDRVRVVNSSEEEDVQAE, encoded by the coding sequence ATGAAATCCTGCAACCAATGTAACGCGCTGCATTGCGCACTTTGTGAAAATCGAAATCAAAACGGGTTGGCTGAAGCTGGTTTTGATTATCAGTTTTATGCTGACGGCGATGTTGCCAAACAACGAGCCAGTATCACTGTACCCGGTATGGAAAAGCCCATTGAGTGCAGTAATTATCTGGTGCGTGCCCTATGTGTATTTCTTTCTCATTTAGGTGAACCACTGAATAAGTCCGATCTTTCTGAATTTATTTGGGGTGGGCGGTTAGTTGGGGCCAACAGCCTGCCAGTACTGATCAACGAGATCCGTAAGGTTCTGGATAAGACACACTATCGAATTGTCACCCTGCGTGGGTTGGGTTACATCATGGTAGTGGACGATGATCGCGTTCGGGTTGTGAACTCGAGCGAGGAGGAAGATGTTCAAGCGGAATAA
- a CDS encoding DUF1097 domain-containing protein — MPSLIAIAITTGILSAVWGWLSVTLGLLTWAGFLGCTSYFASSDDRLIGLGASLLANLTGVFWAMTIINGSAWLGNPYLGYALTGIVAFLMCAQAQFRWLTYIPGTFIGACATFAAEGDWLLVVPSLVIGGVFGFLMKQSGYGLKRALTK; from the coding sequence ATGCCAAGCTTGATTGCCATCGCCATCACCACCGGAATACTGTCGGCGGTATGGGGCTGGCTCTCTGTGACACTGGGGCTATTAACCTGGGCTGGCTTCCTTGGCTGTACCAGCTACTTCGCCAGCTCCGATGATCGGCTGATTGGATTGGGGGCCAGCCTGTTAGCCAACCTGACCGGCGTGTTTTGGGCAATGACCATCATCAATGGCAGTGCCTGGCTGGGCAATCCCTATCTGGGTTATGCGCTTACCGGCATCGTCGCCTTTCTGATGTGTGCTCAGGCTCAATTCCGCTGGTTAACCTACATTCCCGGCACCTTTATCGGCGCCTGCGCCACCTTCGCCGCCGAGGGCGATTGGCTGTTGGTGGTTCCCTCATTGGTGATCGGCGGAGTGTTTGGCTTCCTGATGAAGCAGAGTGGGTACGGTCTTAAGCGTGCTCTGACAAAGTAA
- a CDS encoding penicillin acylase family protein gives MNRWIGVVALCAGAAAVATWAGITHQQPEYQGSNTLPGLQAPVSVKFDEFGVPTIEAAQDQDALRALGWLHAQERLFQMDLLRRVGKGEVAALLGAPGLPTDRLFRTLGTRHWAQVQVSQMEASEPELTEWVDAYYQGVNQAIATLPAPMEYRLLGLQPEPFSRVDAFATLSYMAHSFTSAFKQDPLLTALVAKLDPIYHPALVSGWPDDYPAQLTDQELTAWQDAAATLDQRLPLGTLQGSNGWVISPQRSASGAPLFANDPHIAFSTPQVWYEAQLHTPNRQLYGYYLPGLPLPLLGRTPERVWGLTMLLNDDADLYRLTPAGEGYQFDDQPRPYTAHVETIHISDGTTETLTVRQSLHGPRVDAVLNLPEPTALQWTFTEPRNRPLTGLYQLLQSEDMASFEAALEPIWSPGVNVLYGDTEGNIAKWAVARYLQRAPGVSGALVLDGSISATLPLGYHPYSDNPRYINPPSGIVFSANHPYGGPWQSLERAGYYAPTFRPALLEQALSAQPIWQLDQLKAVQTDSRNGRAEQLKALLLDTVEPGPERDLLARWDGRYHPQSAAPTLIEAVYQSLLRTVLEDELGAERFEALQRQSLVDRIMAELLHDPHSPWWDHTGTATAERRQDILRAAWADALAALPQPIPLWENQGQMRHRHPLGEVPALAALFEGPGLAITGSKRAINNMAYRYGETHPIATFGPSTRRLVDLAEPFKGHAISPLGQSGIPFSPHFADQAEAYAKGDYRRTELRAIEGEPDIRFHPQ, from the coding sequence ATGAACCGATGGATTGGCGTCGTGGCACTGTGTGCCGGGGCGGCTGCGGTGGCCACCTGGGCCGGCATTACCCACCAACAACCCGAATATCAGGGCAGCAACACCCTGCCCGGACTGCAAGCGCCGGTGTCGGTCAAGTTTGACGAGTTTGGCGTACCCACGATTGAGGCAGCGCAAGACCAGGACGCACTGCGGGCGCTGGGGTGGTTACATGCTCAGGAGCGTCTGTTCCAGATGGACCTGCTGCGCCGGGTCGGCAAAGGGGAAGTCGCCGCTCTGCTTGGTGCACCAGGCTTGCCGACCGACCGGCTTTTCCGCACTCTGGGTACCCGCCACTGGGCCCAGGTCCAGGTCAGCCAGATGGAAGCCTCCGAACCGGAACTGACCGAATGGGTCGATGCCTACTATCAGGGGGTCAATCAGGCCATTGCCACCCTGCCTGCACCAATGGAATACCGCCTGCTGGGTCTGCAGCCTGAGCCCTTCTCCCGGGTCGACGCCTTTGCCACGCTGAGCTATATGGCCCACAGCTTTACCAGTGCCTTTAAGCAAGACCCCTTGCTAACCGCCCTGGTGGCCAAGCTCGACCCCATCTACCACCCGGCTCTGGTCAGTGGTTGGCCCGATGACTACCCCGCCCAGTTAACCGATCAGGAGCTGACCGCCTGGCAGGACGCCGCCGCCACTCTGGACCAACGCCTGCCATTAGGCACCCTGCAGGGCTCTAACGGTTGGGTGATCAGCCCTCAACGCAGTGCCAGTGGCGCGCCCCTGTTTGCCAATGACCCCCATATCGCGTTTTCCACCCCTCAGGTGTGGTACGAAGCTCAACTGCACACCCCAAATCGTCAGCTCTACGGCTACTACCTGCCCGGGCTGCCGTTGCCCCTGCTGGGACGGACACCGGAGCGGGTATGGGGGTTAACCATGTTGCTCAACGACGATGCTGACCTCTATCGTCTGACACCCGCAGGAGAAGGCTACCAATTCGATGATCAGCCGCGCCCCTACACCGCCCACGTCGAAACCATCCACATCAGTGATGGCACCACCGAGACCCTGACCGTGCGCCAGAGTCTGCACGGTCCCCGTGTTGACGCCGTGCTGAACCTGCCGGAGCCGACGGCACTGCAGTGGACTTTCACAGAACCACGAAACCGACCGTTAACCGGCCTCTATCAACTGCTGCAAAGCGAAGATATGGCCAGCTTTGAGGCGGCGCTGGAGCCCATCTGGTCGCCCGGTGTGAACGTCCTGTATGGCGATACCGAGGGCAATATTGCCAAGTGGGCGGTTGCCCGTTACCTACAGCGCGCTCCGGGCGTCAGTGGTGCATTGGTGCTGGATGGCAGCATCAGCGCCACACTTCCTCTGGGGTACCACCCTTACAGCGACAACCCTCGCTACATCAATCCGCCATCCGGCATCGTCTTTTCCGCCAACCACCCCTATGGCGGACCCTGGCAATCACTGGAGCGGGCCGGATACTACGCGCCGACGTTCCGCCCCGCCCTGCTGGAGCAAGCGCTTTCAGCCCAGCCGATCTGGCAACTGGATCAGCTTAAAGCGGTACAAACCGACTCCCGCAATGGCCGTGCCGAGCAGCTTAAAGCGTTGTTGTTGGATACGGTTGAGCCCGGACCGGAGCGTGACCTGCTGGCCCGTTGGGATGGCCGCTACCACCCCCAAAGTGCCGCTCCCACCTTGATTGAAGCGGTCTACCAGTCCCTGCTTCGTACTGTGCTGGAAGATGAACTGGGGGCCGAGCGTTTCGAAGCGCTGCAGCGCCAATCACTGGTGGATCGCATAATGGCGGAGCTGCTGCATGACCCCCACTCTCCGTGGTGGGATCACACCGGCACCGCCACCGCTGAACGGCGTCAGGACATACTTCGCGCCGCCTGGGCCGATGCACTGGCCGCTCTGCCCCAACCCATCCCGCTGTGGGAAAATCAGGGCCAGATGCGCCATCGCCATCCATTAGGTGAGGTGCCCGCCCTCGCCGCCTTGTTCGAGGGACCGGGGTTGGCCATCACAGGCTCAAAGCGCGCCATCAACAACATGGCCTATCGCTACGGGGAGACCCATCCCATCGCGACCTTTGGCCCATCAACCCGCCGCCTGGTCGACCTGGCCGAGCCCTTTAAGGGCCATGCCATCTCGCCATTGGGGCAAAGTGGCATTCCATTTTCTCCCCATTTTGCTGACCAGGCCGAAGCCTACGCCAAGGGGGATTACCGTCGAACCGAGCTTCGCGCCATTGAGGGCGAACCCGACATTCGTTTTCACCCACAATAA